In the genome of Eschrichtius robustus isolate mEscRob2 chromosome 12, mEscRob2.pri, whole genome shotgun sequence, one region contains:
- the TTC21A gene encoding tetratricopeptide repeat protein 21A isoform X5, protein MTPLESGLLLRFQGRALLQLQAVRGATGTLTRESRSARHHQTRTRSRGCPEMSSNDSSLMAGIIYYSQEKYFRHVQQAAAVGLEKFSNDPVLQFFKAYGVLREERIQDAISSLESIQNHPDVSLCSVMALIYAHKCCETIDREAIQELESSLKEIRKTASGTALYYAGLFLWLMGRHDKAKEYIDRTLKVSSSSREGYVLRGWVDLSSDKPHTVKKSIKYLEHGIQDTKDVLGLMGKAAYFMMLQNYSGALEVVNQITVAWGSFLPALVLKMRLFLARQDWERTVETGHRILEKDESNIDACQILAVHELAREGNITTAAKHVRNLIKALETREPQNPSLHLKKILVVGRLSGRHQAILRLVCSFLERTFMATSSYAHVATELGYLFILQDQVKEASLWYSEAMKLDESSMAALTGVIWCQILDGHLEEAEHQLEFLKEVQQSLGKSEVLVFLQALLASKKHKGEQEAAALLKEAAELHFSSMQALPLSSEYFERLDPLFLVCIAKEYLVFCPKQPRSPGQIVSPLLKQVSVILNPVVKAAPALIDPLYVMAQVKYLSGELENAQSTLQRCLELDPTSVDAYLLMSQIYLAQGNFAMCSHCLELGVSYNFQVRDHPLYHFIKARALNKSGDYPEAIKALKMIIKLPILKMEESKKFHGPSVRPSERVSILLELADALRMNGELHEATKVMQDTINEFSGTPEEIRITIANVDLALSKGNVDLALSVLRNITPKQPCYTEAKEKMASIYLQTRKDVHLYIGCYRELCEHLPGPHTSLLLGDAFMNIQEVSEGLMTSPSGPLPPKTYFSSEREERDCGPFPHQPEKALEVYDEAYRKNPHDASLISRIGQAYVKTHQYTKAINYYEAAQKISGQDFLCCDLAELLLKLKKFNKAEKVLKQALDHDFVKDIPSMMNDVKCLLLLAKVYKSHKKEDVMDTLNKAMDLQSRILKRVPLEQPEMIPSQKQLAASICIHFGEYYLAEKEYAKAVQSYKDALSYSPIDNKVVLELARLYLLQGHLDLCEQHCAILLQTEKNHETAAVMMADLMFRKQKYEAAINHYHQVLEKAPDNFPVLNKLIDLLRRSGKLEDAPAFFELAKKVSSRVPLEPGFNYCRGIYCWHVGQPNEALKFLNKARKDSTWGQSATYYMVQICLNPDNEIVGGEAFENLVTESKRTAFLPCWPWHRPTHC, encoded by the exons GCTGGGATCATTTATTACAGCCAAGAAAAGTACTTCCGCCATGTGCAGCAGGCCGCGGCCGTGGGCCTGGAAAAATTCAGCAATGACCCAGTGCTGCAGTTCTTTAAAGCCTATGGAGTCCTCAGGGAAG AGCGCATCCAGGATGCCATCAGCAGCCTAGAGAGCATCCAGAATCACCCAGACGTGTCCCTGTGCTCCGTCATGGCTCTCATTTATGCTCACAAGTGCTGTGAAACCATCG ACCGAGAAGCAATTCAGGAACTTGAGAGCAGCCTGAAGGAAATCCGCAAGACAGCCAGCGGGACTGCCCTGTACTATGCCGGCCTCTTCCTCTGGCTCATGGGCCGCCATGACAAGGCCAAGGAGTACATTGACCGCACGTTGAAggtctccagcagctccagagaG GGCTACGTGCTCAGAGGCTGGGTGGACCTCAGCTCAGACAAACCCCACACGGTGAAGAAGTCCATCAAGTACCTGGAGCATGGCATTCAGGACACCAAAGATGTTCTGGGGCTGATGGGAAAG GCAGCGTACTTCATGATGCTGCAGAACTACTCGGGGGCCCTGGAGGTGGTGAACCAGATCACCGTAGCCTGGGGCAGTTTCCTGCCGGCCTTGGTCCTAAAGATGCGGCTGTTCTTGGCTCGGCAGGACTGGGAGCGGACGGTAGAAACGGGACACAG AATCCTAGAAAAAGATGAAAGCAATATTGATGCCTGCCAAATTCTAGCTGTGCATGAGCTTGCAAGAGAAGGAAACATAACCACA GCTGCCAAGCATGTTAGAAATCTGATTAAGGCGCTGGAAACAAGAGAGCCCCAAAATCCAAGCCTCcatcttaaaaaaattcttgtgGTGGGCAGACTG TCTGGGAGGCACCAGGCGATTCTGCGGCTGGTGTGTAGCTTCCTCGAGCGAACCTTCATGGCCACATCCTCCTACGCCCACGTGGCCACAGAGCTGGGCTACCTCTTCATCCTGCAGGACCAAGTGAAGGAGGCATCTCTGTGGTACTCGGAGGCCATGAAACTGGACGAGAGCAGCATGGCTGCCTTGACTG GGGTCATCTGGTGCCAGATCTTAGACGGCCACCTGGAAGAGGCTGAGCACCAGCTGGAATTCCTGAAGGAGGTGCAGCAGTCCCTTGGGAAGTCCGAG GTGCTGGTTTTCCTCCAAGCCCTCCTGGCTTCCAAGAAGCACAAGGGGGAGCAGGAGGCCGCAGCACTGCTGAAGGAAGCGGCCGAGCTGCACTTCTCCAGCATGCAGGCCCTCCCCCTGAGCTCCGAGTACTTCGAAAGGCTTGACCCCCTCTTCCTGGTCTGCATCGCCAAGGAGTACTTGGTCTTCTGCCCCAAGCAG CCCCGGTCGCCAGGCCAGATCGTGTCTCCACTTCTTAAACAAGTCTCTGTGATCCTGAATCCTGTAGTCAAGGCAGCACCAGCCCTGATCGACCCGCTGTATGTGATGGCCCAGGTCAAGTATCTCTCAG gAGAGTTAGAGAATGCCCAGAGCACCCTGCAGCGTTGCCTGGAGCTGGACCCCACCTCCGTGGACGCCTACCTCCTCATGTCTCAGATCTACCTGGCTCAGGGCAACTTTGCCATGTGCTCCCACTGCCTGGAGCTGGGCGTCAGCTACAACTTCCAG GTCCGAGACCACCCCCTCTACCACTTCATCAAGGCCAGGGCCCTCAACAAGTCTGGAGACTACCCAGAAGCCATAAAGGCACTGAAGATGATCATAAAATTACCAAttctgaagatggaagaaagcaAGAAGTTCCATGGGCCCTCTGTGCGGCCCAGCGAGCGGGTATCCATCTTACTGGAATTGGCAGATGCCCTCCGGATGAATGGGGAGCTG CACGAGGCCACTAAGGTCATGCAGGACACCATCAACGAGTTCAGCGGCACGCCGGAGGAGATCCGCATCACCATCGCCAACGTGGATTTGGCCCTGAGCAAGGGGAACGTGGACCTGGCACTGAGCGTTCTGAGGAACATCACGCCCAAGCAGCCCTGCTACACGGAGGCCAAGGAGAAGATGGCCAGCATCTACCTGCAGACCCGCAAGGATGTCCACCTCTACATCGGGTGCTACCG GGAGCTCTGTGAACATCTGCCTGGCCCTCACACCAGCCTGCTACTGGGTGATGCTTTCATGAACATTCAGGAGGTGAGTGAAGGTCTCATGACCTCACCAAGTGGCCCCCTTCCCCCCAAAACTTACTTCTCCagtgagagggaagagagagactgCGGACCCTTTCCCCACCAGCCTGAGAAGGCCCTCGAGGTCTACGACGAGGCCTACAGAAAGAACCCACACGACGCATCCCTGATCAGCAGGATTGGGCAAGCTTATGTGAAGACCCACCAGTACACCAAG GCGATTAATTATTATGAGGCCGCCCAGAAGATTAGCGGACAGGACTTTTTGTGCTGCGATCTGGCTGAACTGCTCCTGAAGTTAAAGAAGTTCAACAAAGCAGAAAAAGTTTTGAAGCAGGCACTGGATCATGACTTTG TCAAAGACATCCCATCCATGATGAATGATGTCAAGTGCTTGCTTTTGCTGGCAAAGGTTTAcaagagccataaaaaagaagatgtgatggACACTTTGAACAAG GCCATGGACCTCCAGTCTCGGATCCTGAAGCGTGTTCCCCTGGAGCAACCAGAAATGATCCCCTCCCAGAAGCAACTGGCAGCCTCCATCTGCATCCACTTTGGGGAGTACTACCTGGCAGAGAAGGAGTATGCCAAGGCAGTGCAGTCTTACAAAGATGCCCTCTCCTACTCACCCATTGACAATAAG GTGGTGCTGGAGCTGGCACGGCTCTACCTGCTGCAGGGCCACCTGGACTTGTGCGAGCAGCACTGCGCCATCCTCCTGCAGACGGAGAAGAACCATGAGACAGCCGCCGTG ATGATGGCTGACCTGatgtttagaaaacagaaatacgAAGCTGCCATCAACCACTACCACCAAGTCCTAGAGAAAGCGCCAG ACAATTTTCCTGTGTTGAACAAACTAATCGATCTGCTACGAAGAAGTGGCAAACTTGAGGACGCCCCTGCCTTCTTTGAATTGGCCAAGAAGGTGTCCAGCCGGGTGCCTTTGGAGCCAGGGTTCAACTACTGCAGAGGCATCTACTGCTG GCACGTAGGGCAACCCAACGAAGCCCTGAAGTTCCTAAACAAAGCGCGCAAGGACAGCACTTGGGGCCAGAGCGCCACCTACTACATGGTGCAAATCTGTCTGAACCCAGACAATGAGATCGTGGGTGGAGAGGCTTTCGAGAACCTGGTGACTGAGAGCAA AAGGACAGCATTCCTGCCCTGCTGGCCGTGGCACAGGCCTACTCACTGCTGA